In the genome of Cryptomeria japonica chromosome 8, Sugi_1.0, whole genome shotgun sequence, one region contains:
- the LOC131079538 gene encoding bifunctional levopimaradiene synthase, chloroplastic isoform X2, which produces MSLKTLHINVFSVKMLHTLWPRLNLVSKPSTKSTQRLSNGRSPFTNYLRARSLDCHNMPSSVVDEENGKTLQAAATAHPEPKIYPNAGKPDYVHFNATLEEAALDEMQDERIEALVAEMKLEVFNLVEDGKISSSAYDTAWVARVPAIDGSAEPQFPQLVDWILENQLPDGSWGEERRFLACDRFLNTLACLVTLTFWGVGNNQLHRGLDFLRRNTEGMIKEAVAVGHHGFEMVFPALLNEAKYLGLDLPYDLSIIKEINEKRDFELKKASVEELHTQPTAMLQYLEGIQEVVDWKDILKLQSKDGSFSGSPASTACVFMHTGDKKCLQFLTDLVTKFEDHVPCMYPVDIAERLRAVDSVECLGLERHFQKEIKQALDYVFQYWGERGVGFGRESMVPDIDVTATGFRLLRMFGYTVSSDVLQNIKGEAEELCKLSDNENGAGAIDMLSLYRCSQVNFPGENVMREIGAFAKDYLAKSLQSNNLSQATAIKDNLRQEVEYALFARWNRNMPWLMTRNHIEVFNPNDLWLGKTLYQMPNASNEKYLEVAKLNFNRVQAIHRSEIQHIKRWYKACNFPQLEFTRHREVAIYWTAAAVMPEPQYTDCRLAYAKAGIMAVITDDLYDTYATLEQAKLFNEAFERWDPLQIDHLPKDMRIVFMGLYNTLIDISERTQELQGRDVLPYLRQKWLDLFLRYTTETEWMERRYSPSLDEYWENAVESIALAVTTLTPIFSTGDILPDHLLQKFDFRAEFLNLVSLTGRLINDVRTFQEERDRGELASCVQCYINDHPGCTEEAALNYLYGVNEDALTKLNYHFLMRADIPKSFRTLLFNTARVMQLFYRNIDGFLNAAEEMKEFIKKTLYEPLL; this is translated from the exons atgtCACTCAAAACTCTTCATATTAATGTTTTTTCTGTAAAAATGCTTCACACTTTGTGGCCCCGGCTCAATTTGGTTTCTAAGCCTAGTACTAAATCCACACAACGGCTTTCCAATGGTCGCTCGCCTTTTACAAACTACTTGCGCGCAAGGAGTTTAG ATTGCCACAACATGCCATCATCTGTTGTTGATGAAGAGAATGGGAAAACTCTTCAGG CTGCAGCGACAGCGCATCCGGAGCCTAAAATCTATCCTAATGCCGGGAAACCAGATTATGTTCATTTTAATGCAACACTGGAGGAG GCAGCATTAGATGAGATGCAGGATGAACGAATAGAGGCATTGGTTGCGGAGATGAAATTAGAGGTGTTTAATTTAGTGGAAGATGGGAAAATTAGTTCGTCCGCATACGATACTGCGTGGGTAGCGAGAGTGCCTGCCATTGATGGCTCAGCCGAACCCCAATTTCCCCAATTGGTGGACTGGATTCTTGAGAATCAGTTACCGGATGGTTCCTGGGGAGAGGAGCGTCGCTTTTTAGCATGTGATAGATTCCTCAATACTCTTGCCTGCCTAGTTACTCTCACCTTCTGGGGCGTTGGAAACAATCAACTGCACAGAG GTCTTGATTTCTTACGGAGAAATACAGAAGGAATGATTAAAGAAGCAGTAGCAGTCGGTCACCATGGATTTGAGATGGTTTTCCCTGCACTATTGAATGAAGCCAAATATCTGGGTTTGGATCTTCCTTACGACCTGTCTATCATCAAGGAAATAAACGAAAAGAGGGACTTtgaattgaaaaa AGCATCTGTTGAAGAGCTCCACACCCAGCCCACGGCAATGTTGCAGTATCTGGAAGGCATACAAGAAGTAGTCGATTGGAAAGACATCCTGAAATTGCAATCCAAGGATGGGTCTTTCTCAGGCTCGCCAGCATCTACAGCTTGTGTTTTTATGCACACCGGAGATAAGAAATGCCTACAATTCTTGACGGACCTTGTTACAAAGTTTGAAGATCATG TCCCCTGCATGTATCCAGTGGATATAGCAGAGCGTTTGAGAGCCGTTGATAGTGTTGAATGTCTGGGGCTTGAACGCCATTTCCAAAAGGAGATCAAACAAGCATTGGACTATGTGTTCCA GTACTGGGGCGAAAGAGGCGTTGGATTTGGAAGGGAAAGCATGGTTCCAGATATTGATGTCACAGCCACGGGCTTCAGGCTTCTCAGGATGTTCGGCTACACTGTATCTTCAG ACGTTCTACAAAACATTAAAGGCGAAGCTGAAGAACTCTGTAAGCTGTCTGATAATGAAAACGGAGCAGGGGCAATCGACATGCTGAGCCTGTATAGATGCTCACAGGTTAACTTTCCGGGAGAAAATGTAATGAGAGAAATAGGTGCATTTGCCAAAGATTACCTGGCCAAATCCTTGCAAAGCAACAACTTATCTCAGGCGACGGCTATCAAGGATAACCTTCGCCAAGAG GTTGAATATGCTTTGTTTGCTCGATGGAATAGAAATATGCCTTGGCTGATGACTAGAAATCACATAGAAGTGTTTAATCCCAATGACTTATGGCTGGGGAAGACATTATATCA AATGCCAAATGCAAGCAACGAAAAGTATTTAGAAGTGGCCAAACTCAACTTCAACCGGGTTCAGGCTATCCACAGATCCGAAATTCAACATATTAAGAG ATGGTACAAGGCTTGCAATTTCCCGCAGCTGGAATTTACTCGTCACAGAGAAGTGGCAATATACTGGACTGCTGCAGCAGTAATGCCTGAACCACAATACACCGATTGTAGACTGGCTTATGCAAAAGCCGGAATCATGGCTGTTATCACAGACGACTTATATGACACCTATGCAACTCTGGAACAGGCCAAGCTCTTCAACGAAGCTTTTGAAAG ATGGGATCCACTGCAAATAGACCATCTACCAAAGGACATGAGAATAGTTTTCATGGGCCTCTACAACACTTTGATCGATATATCTGAACGAACACAGGAGCTCCAAGGACGTGACGTGCTTCCTTACCTGCGCCAAAAG TGGTTGGATCTGTTTTTGAGATACACAACAGAAACAGAGTGGATGGAAAGGCGTTATTCGCCATCATTAGATGAATATTGGGAGAACGCGGTGGAGTCGATAGCACTGGCAGTAACCACCCTGACCCCAATATTTTCTACCGGAGACATTCTTCCTGATCACCTTCTCCAGAAATTTGACTTCCGGGCAGAGTTTCTCAATCTGGTCAGTCTCACGGGGCGTCTGATTAACGACGTTAGAACTTTCCAG GAGGAAAGAGATCGCGGGGAATTGGCTTCATGCGTGCAATGTTACATAAATGATCATCCAGGATGCACGGAAGAAGCAGCCCTGAATTATCTTTACGGAGTGAATGAGGATGCCCTTACTAAATTGAATTATCACTTTTTAATGCGTGCAGACATTCCCAAGAGTTTCAGAACTCTTCTTTTCAACACGGCCAGGGTAATGCAATTGTTTTACAGGAATATAGACGGCTTTCTAAACGCCGCTGAGGAGATGAAAGAATTCATTAAAAAGACTCTGTATGAACCCCTGCTCTAA
- the LOC131079538 gene encoding bifunctional isopimaradiene synthase, chloroplastic isoform X1: MSLKTLHINVFSVKMLHTLWPRLNLVSKPSTKSTQRLSNGRSPFTNYLRARSLDCHNMPSSVVDEENGKTLQAAATAHPEPKIYPNAGKPDYVHFNATLEEAALDEMQDERIEALVAEMKLEVFNLVEDGKISSSAYDTAWVARVPAIDGSAEPQFPQLVDWILENQLPDGSWGEERRFLACDRFLNTLACLVTLTFWGVGNNQLHRGLDFLRRNTEGMIKEAVAVGHHGFEMVFPALLNEAKYLGLDLPYDLSIIKEINEKRDFELKKASVEELHTQPTAMLQYLEGIQEVVDWKDILKLQSKDGSFSGSPASTACVFMHTGDKKCLQFLTDLVTKFEDHVPCMYPVDIAERLRAVDSVECLGLERHFQKEIKQALDYVFQYWGERGVGFGRESMVPDIDVTATGFRLLRMFGYTVSSDVLQNIKGEAEELCKLSDNENGAGAIDMLSLYRCSQVNFPGENVMREIGAFAKDYLAKSLQSNNLSQATAIKDNLRQEVEYALFARWNRNMPWLMTRNHIEVFNPNDLWLGKTLYQMPNASNEKYLEVAKLNFNRVQAIHRSEIQHIKRWYKACNFPQLEFTRHREVAIYWTAAAVMPEPQYTDCRLAYAKAGIMAVITDDLYDTYATLEQAKLFNEAFERSLRLIPMISLYPIKELICHINNLVFWAGCRWDPLQIDHLPKDMRIVFMGLYNTLIDISERTQELQGRDVLPYLRQKWLDLFLRYTTETEWMERRYSPSLDEYWENAVESIALAVTTLTPIFSTGDILPDHLLQKFDFRAEFLNLVSLTGRLINDVRTFQEERDRGELASCVQCYINDHPGCTEEAALNYLYGVNEDALTKLNYHFLMRADIPKSFRTLLFNTARVMQLFYRNIDGFLNAAEEMKEFIKKTLYEPLL, translated from the exons atgtCACTCAAAACTCTTCATATTAATGTTTTTTCTGTAAAAATGCTTCACACTTTGTGGCCCCGGCTCAATTTGGTTTCTAAGCCTAGTACTAAATCCACACAACGGCTTTCCAATGGTCGCTCGCCTTTTACAAACTACTTGCGCGCAAGGAGTTTAG ATTGCCACAACATGCCATCATCTGTTGTTGATGAAGAGAATGGGAAAACTCTTCAGG CTGCAGCGACAGCGCATCCGGAGCCTAAAATCTATCCTAATGCCGGGAAACCAGATTATGTTCATTTTAATGCAACACTGGAGGAG GCAGCATTAGATGAGATGCAGGATGAACGAATAGAGGCATTGGTTGCGGAGATGAAATTAGAGGTGTTTAATTTAGTGGAAGATGGGAAAATTAGTTCGTCCGCATACGATACTGCGTGGGTAGCGAGAGTGCCTGCCATTGATGGCTCAGCCGAACCCCAATTTCCCCAATTGGTGGACTGGATTCTTGAGAATCAGTTACCGGATGGTTCCTGGGGAGAGGAGCGTCGCTTTTTAGCATGTGATAGATTCCTCAATACTCTTGCCTGCCTAGTTACTCTCACCTTCTGGGGCGTTGGAAACAATCAACTGCACAGAG GTCTTGATTTCTTACGGAGAAATACAGAAGGAATGATTAAAGAAGCAGTAGCAGTCGGTCACCATGGATTTGAGATGGTTTTCCCTGCACTATTGAATGAAGCCAAATATCTGGGTTTGGATCTTCCTTACGACCTGTCTATCATCAAGGAAATAAACGAAAAGAGGGACTTtgaattgaaaaa AGCATCTGTTGAAGAGCTCCACACCCAGCCCACGGCAATGTTGCAGTATCTGGAAGGCATACAAGAAGTAGTCGATTGGAAAGACATCCTGAAATTGCAATCCAAGGATGGGTCTTTCTCAGGCTCGCCAGCATCTACAGCTTGTGTTTTTATGCACACCGGAGATAAGAAATGCCTACAATTCTTGACGGACCTTGTTACAAAGTTTGAAGATCATG TCCCCTGCATGTATCCAGTGGATATAGCAGAGCGTTTGAGAGCCGTTGATAGTGTTGAATGTCTGGGGCTTGAACGCCATTTCCAAAAGGAGATCAAACAAGCATTGGACTATGTGTTCCA GTACTGGGGCGAAAGAGGCGTTGGATTTGGAAGGGAAAGCATGGTTCCAGATATTGATGTCACAGCCACGGGCTTCAGGCTTCTCAGGATGTTCGGCTACACTGTATCTTCAG ACGTTCTACAAAACATTAAAGGCGAAGCTGAAGAACTCTGTAAGCTGTCTGATAATGAAAACGGAGCAGGGGCAATCGACATGCTGAGCCTGTATAGATGCTCACAGGTTAACTTTCCGGGAGAAAATGTAATGAGAGAAATAGGTGCATTTGCCAAAGATTACCTGGCCAAATCCTTGCAAAGCAACAACTTATCTCAGGCGACGGCTATCAAGGATAACCTTCGCCAAGAG GTTGAATATGCTTTGTTTGCTCGATGGAATAGAAATATGCCTTGGCTGATGACTAGAAATCACATAGAAGTGTTTAATCCCAATGACTTATGGCTGGGGAAGACATTATATCA AATGCCAAATGCAAGCAACGAAAAGTATTTAGAAGTGGCCAAACTCAACTTCAACCGGGTTCAGGCTATCCACAGATCCGAAATTCAACATATTAAGAG ATGGTACAAGGCTTGCAATTTCCCGCAGCTGGAATTTACTCGTCACAGAGAAGTGGCAATATACTGGACTGCTGCAGCAGTAATGCCTGAACCACAATACACCGATTGTAGACTGGCTTATGCAAAAGCCGGAATCATGGCTGTTATCACAGACGACTTATATGACACCTATGCAACTCTGGAACAGGCCAAGCTCTTCAACGAAGCTTTTGAAAGGTCGCTGCGTTTAATCCCCATGATCTCACTTTATCCGATTAAGGAATTAATTTGCCATATTAACAATCTTGTCTTTTGGGCTGGCTGCAGATGGGATCCACTGCAAATAGACCATCTACCAAAGGACATGAGAATAGTTTTCATGGGCCTCTACAACACTTTGATCGATATATCTGAACGAACACAGGAGCTCCAAGGACGTGACGTGCTTCCTTACCTGCGCCAAAAG TGGTTGGATCTGTTTTTGAGATACACAACAGAAACAGAGTGGATGGAAAGGCGTTATTCGCCATCATTAGATGAATATTGGGAGAACGCGGTGGAGTCGATAGCACTGGCAGTAACCACCCTGACCCCAATATTTTCTACCGGAGACATTCTTCCTGATCACCTTCTCCAGAAATTTGACTTCCGGGCAGAGTTTCTCAATCTGGTCAGTCTCACGGGGCGTCTGATTAACGACGTTAGAACTTTCCAG GAGGAAAGAGATCGCGGGGAATTGGCTTCATGCGTGCAATGTTACATAAATGATCATCCAGGATGCACGGAAGAAGCAGCCCTGAATTATCTTTACGGAGTGAATGAGGATGCCCTTACTAAATTGAATTATCACTTTTTAATGCGTGCAGACATTCCCAAGAGTTTCAGAACTCTTCTTTTCAACACGGCCAGGGTAATGCAATTGTTTTACAGGAATATAGACGGCTTTCTAAACGCCGCTGAGGAGATGAAAGAATTCATTAAAAAGACTCTGTATGAACCCCTGCTCTAA